From a single Planctellipticum variicoloris genomic region:
- a CDS encoding cyanophycinase encodes MRLTGWVILWLGCCAVPLLAADIVDAPEENVFGLPNAAMERGGTLVLHGGGEHIDDVCNEFVRIAGGKQARLVLIPSAYPFDDDESYTDAYEGWMNYDVTSFDFLHTDDPDEADDPEFCKILEVATGVWIGGGAQARLTYRYGGRRVEQLLRTVLERGGAVGGTSAGASVVSGLMIRDGSATLAATDRGFGLAQRLVVDQHFSERGRFPRLLGVLEGHPRYFGIGLDEDTGIVLSGNELRVIGKGRVAVCVGPTTTRGGVTVHRLEDGEEAELVISRPSARRVTFDLKRGQGK; translated from the coding sequence ATGCGACTGACCGGCTGGGTGATTCTGTGGCTCGGGTGCTGCGCGGTTCCGTTGCTGGCGGCGGACATTGTGGATGCCCCCGAGGAGAATGTCTTCGGTCTCCCGAATGCCGCCATGGAACGGGGCGGGACGCTCGTGCTGCACGGGGGCGGCGAGCATATCGACGACGTCTGCAACGAGTTCGTGCGGATTGCCGGGGGCAAGCAGGCCCGGCTGGTGCTGATTCCCTCGGCCTATCCATTCGACGACGATGAGAGCTACACGGATGCGTACGAAGGCTGGATGAACTACGACGTGACGTCGTTCGACTTCCTGCATACCGACGATCCCGATGAAGCAGACGATCCCGAGTTCTGCAAGATTCTGGAGGTCGCGACCGGCGTCTGGATCGGCGGCGGCGCTCAGGCGCGGCTGACGTATCGTTATGGGGGGCGACGAGTCGAGCAGCTTCTGCGGACGGTGCTGGAGCGAGGCGGGGCGGTCGGTGGGACGTCGGCGGGGGCGTCGGTCGTCTCGGGACTGATGATCCGGGACGGTTCCGCGACGCTGGCCGCCACCGATCGCGGCTTCGGGCTCGCTCAGCGGCTGGTCGTCGATCAGCACTTCTCGGAGCGCGGGCGGTTTCCCCGGCTGCTGGGGGTATTGGAAGGCCACCCGCGGTACTTCGGTATCGGCCTGGATGAAGACACGGGGATCGTACTCAGCGGCAATGAATTGCGGGTGATCGGCAAAGGCCGGGTCGCCGTTTGCGTGGGACCGACGACGACACGGGGCGGGGTGACGGTCCATCGTCTGGAAGACGGCGAAGAGGCCGAGCTGGTGATCAGCCGGCCGAGTGCGCGGCGAGTGACGTTCGATTTGAAGCGCGGGCAGGGGAAGTAG
- a CDS encoding PadR family transcriptional regulator, protein MRIERELMRGAGPLAVLKLLEDGPKYGYELVDLLATRTAGVLEMGQSTLYPLLYNLESQTLVESYEAAAPNGRNRRYYRLTAKGQQRLARDVEQWQNVCKAMTQLGVLTTQRLNWEGGLA, encoded by the coding sequence ATGCGGATCGAGCGGGAACTGATGCGGGGGGCCGGGCCGCTGGCGGTCTTGAAGCTGCTGGAAGACGGTCCAAAGTATGGGTACGAGCTGGTCGATCTGCTGGCGACGCGGACTGCGGGGGTGCTGGAGATGGGGCAGTCGACGCTGTATCCCCTGCTCTACAACCTGGAGTCGCAGACGCTGGTCGAATCGTACGAGGCGGCGGCCCCGAACGGACGCAACCGGCGGTATTACCGGCTGACGGCGAAGGGCCAGCAGCGGCTGGCGCGGGATGTCGAGCAGTGGCAGAACGTCTGCAAGGCGATGACGCAACTCGGCGTCCTGACGACACAGCGGCTGAACTGGGAAGGGGGGCTCGCATGA
- a CDS encoding DUF1501 domain-containing protein produces the protein MSRSLLPFSATSCAGPLGLGAGSRRNFLQTGLAGFGTLSLPGILRLQAQNALHAAESTGGKSEKTAVIMVWQPGGLSHIDSYDPKPTSGSEYRGPFGLIPTKVPGMQFTELLPRHANLADKFTVLRSMHQSAGGHPAGSMQLLSGDPDTRDKPKPRYPDWMSVANYLRSQAGPRQNPLPAYVGIKPPLEYNGPAYLGDAYSPFTVTGDPNAPNFSVPNIGLSDAGEVRRLGRRSTLRQNLDTLERAFDQAGELAALDEFETQAMTLLTNPTTKEAFDLSREDDRTRDRYGRNSWGQQLLLARRLVEAGVDVLTTSLSGPLCGRVQNWDDHAVNHNVFEAMRFRAEAYDQAVTALIEDVYERGLDKRVLVVVTGEFGRTPKISYAASTGAGDASAPSGTQQPGRDHWPRAFSNIWAGGGIQTGRFIGATDKRGEDVVERICGPGDFLATIYHHLGIDSATTLIRDFNGRPTPIVDHGKPIPELMG, from the coding sequence ATGAGCCGTTCTCTCCTCCCGTTCTCCGCCACCTCCTGCGCGGGGCCGCTGGGCCTGGGCGCCGGCAGCCGGCGCAATTTCCTGCAGACGGGTCTGGCCGGCTTCGGCACGCTGAGCCTGCCGGGGATTCTCCGCCTGCAGGCCCAAAACGCCTTGCACGCCGCGGAATCGACCGGCGGCAAATCCGAGAAGACCGCCGTGATCATGGTCTGGCAGCCGGGCGGCCTGTCGCACATCGATTCGTACGACCCGAAGCCGACGTCGGGGAGCGAGTATCGCGGTCCGTTCGGACTCATTCCAACCAAGGTTCCCGGAATGCAGTTCACGGAACTGCTGCCGCGGCATGCGAACCTCGCCGACAAATTCACGGTGTTGCGCTCGATGCATCAGTCCGCGGGAGGGCACCCCGCCGGCTCGATGCAGCTCCTCTCCGGCGACCCCGATACCCGCGATAAACCCAAGCCCCGCTATCCGGACTGGATGTCGGTCGCCAACTACCTGCGCTCGCAGGCAGGCCCGCGTCAGAATCCGCTGCCGGCCTACGTCGGCATCAAGCCGCCGCTGGAGTACAACGGCCCCGCCTATCTGGGCGACGCCTACTCGCCGTTCACCGTTACCGGCGATCCCAACGCGCCGAACTTCTCGGTGCCAAACATCGGCCTGTCGGATGCGGGTGAAGTTCGCAGGCTCGGCCGGCGCTCGACCCTCCGGCAGAACCTCGACACGCTCGAACGTGCGTTCGATCAGGCCGGCGAACTGGCGGCGCTCGACGAGTTCGAAACGCAGGCGATGACTCTGCTGACGAATCCCACGACCAAAGAAGCCTTCGACCTGAGCCGGGAAGACGATCGGACTCGCGACCGTTACGGACGCAACTCCTGGGGGCAGCAACTGCTGCTGGCGCGGCGGCTGGTGGAAGCCGGCGTCGATGTCCTGACCACCAGCCTGAGCGGACCCCTCTGCGGACGCGTTCAGAACTGGGACGACCATGCGGTCAATCACAACGTTTTCGAAGCGATGCGATTCCGGGCGGAGGCCTACGACCAGGCGGTGACCGCGCTCATTGAGGACGTCTACGAACGGGGCCTCGACAAACGCGTACTCGTCGTCGTGACCGGAGAGTTCGGCCGGACTCCCAAAATCAGCTATGCCGCCAGCACCGGCGCCGGCGACGCCAGCGCCCCGTCCGGGACGCAACAGCCCGGTCGCGATCACTGGCCCCGGGCATTCTCGAACATCTGGGCCGGCGGCGGGATTCAAACTGGCCGCTTTATCGGCGCGACCGACAAGCGGGGCGAAGACGTCGTCGAACGGATCTGCGGTCCCGGCGATTTCCTGGCGACAATCTATCATCACCTGGGGATCGATTCGGCAACGACGCTGATCCGCGACTTCAACGGCCGCCCGACACCCATCGTCGACCACGGCAAACCAATTCCGGAACTGATGGGGTAG